The Pyxidicoccus xibeiensis genome includes the window GTGACGTCCTTCTCCTGGCTGAAGAAGGCGTAGGCCAGGCCGAAGTGCACGTTGCCCAGGCCTCCGCGGAAGCTCTCCTGCGGCATGCCGAACAGGGCCCTTCCGGCGGCGCCGCCCTCGAGTGAGCACCCACCGATGGGCGTGCCGTCCGCGTTGACGCAGGTGCCGTTGACCGACGGTGAGAAATTGGACGTGTAGTCCCAACGCTCGTTCTGCTGGAAGACCAGCGGCAGCTTGAAGGAGAACTCGAGGTCCCGGTACAGGCCGAAGGACAGCTCCAGGTTGAGCCGTGCGTCCACGCCCTTGTACCAGAGCCCCGCGACGTCCCGGCTGGTGCTGCCTTCCGCCACGGGACCGACCTGCTCACGGATGATCTTCGCGCGCGTCTGGGTGCGCTCGAAGCCGACGTCGATGAAGAGGTCGAACGGGTCGTCATCCTCGAAAGAGGACGCGATCCGGGTGATGTCCGCCGCGCTGGCGGCGAACGGCGCGCCCAGTGTCAGCGCGGTGAGTACGGCGCGAAGCCTGTGCATCCGACCTCCGACGACGAATCACCCGGGCCTTCCGGCAAGGCCCGGGGGCTCCCAGCTAGCCGCGCCGTCGGAGGAGTGTCAAGAAACGGGTGGCGATTACTTGCCGGCCAGGGAGGTCCCGAGCAGCCCATCCAGGCGCCGGACCTCGCTCTCGAAGAGGGACTTCTGGCTCGTGGAGAGTGCGCGGCGGTAGGTCTTGTGCTGGTCGAAGGGGTCCAGCACGCGGTCATCCTGCGTCATGAGCTGATAGTGCAGGTGGGGCGCGAAGGAGCGGCCCGTGTTGCCGCTGGACGCAATCACCTGGCCCACCGTGAAGCGCGTGCCGGGCTTGATGTTCTTGTCCACCGCGTCCAGGTGCAGGAAGAGGGCGCGCCGGCCGCGGCCACCGCTCTCCACCAGCTCCAGGCAGTTGCCGTTGCTGCCGAAGTTCCAGTTCTTGCGCTTCACCACGCCGTTGAAGGGCGCCTTGATGGGCGTGCCCACCGGGGTGCGGAAGTCCACGCCCTTGTGGCGGCGGCCGTCGCGCAGCAGGGACGTCACCTGCTCGTAGCTGTCGATGGGCGACTTCTCCAGCCGCAGCTCCAGCTCGTCACCGCTGGACAGGTAGTAGCGGGCGTTGGCCTCGCCCTCGGGCTGGTGACGGTAGGCGCTCATCGTCTTCCCCAGCTTGCCGCTGGTGAAGCGCACGGCGTGCACCAGGGGCTCCTCGTTCTCGCGGCGCTGGTAGAGCACGTCCAGCGTGTCGCCACGGAGGATCTCCCCCGGCACCTCCACCCACCACACCAGGGTGCGCGTCACCACCTGCGCCAGGGCAGGGCCGATGTCCGCGCCGACCGCGCCGTTGAGCGCCGTCTCCAGCGGTCCGTCGATGCGCACCGAGGCGCGCTCGAGGCCGGCGGCCTTCACCGGGTCCACGGGCGCGGGAGGGGCGGCGGGCGCCGCGGCGATGGCTCCGGCGTCAGCGGCCACCGGAGCGGCCTGCGCGGCGCCTTCCGTGGCATGGGCCATGCGCTGCTTCCACCACCACACGCCGCCGGCGGCTCCGCCGAGGATGAGTGACACGGCGACCACCGGTCCGAAGGAACTGCGCTTCGGTGGGGCACCGAGGGTGGGAAGGTTCGGCCGCATACAAGCTCCCTGAGTTTGTGAAGAGTGGGCGGGCCCGGAACCGACGCGCGCGCGGGGGAATTCCGCCTCCCCGGCGTCTACTCGTCGGTCCCGTCTTCCTGCCCGTCGGGTGTGGTGTCGCGCAGGCCGAATTCCTTCATCTTGGTCTGCAGCGATTTCCGGCTGATCTGCAGCAGGCGGGCGGCCCGCGTGACGTTGCCGCCCGTCTCCTCCAGCTTCTTCATGATGAGGTCGCGCTCCAGCTCCGCGGCCTTCATCCGGACGATGTCCTTCAGGCCCACCTCGCCCACCGGGACTTCCATGCCCGGCGTGGAGGGGGACTGGGTGGCGCCCGCCTGGGCGCCTGCTCCCTGACGGACCTGCTCCGGCAGGTCCTTCACGGTGATGAGCGGGCCATCCGCGAAGAGCAGCACGCGCTCGATGAGGTTCTCCAGCTCGCGGATGTTGCCCGGCCACGCGTAGCCCTGGAGGATGACCATGGCATCGTCGGCGATGCCTTCGATCTTCTTGTTGAGGCGCTTGTTGTACTTCTCCAGGAAGTGCCGCGCGAGCATGGGCACGTCGCTGCGGCGCTCGCGCAGGGCGGGCAGGGTGATGGGCACCACCGCCAGCCGGTAGTACAGGTCCTTGCGGAAGCGGCCCGCCTCGATTTCCGCCTGCAGGTCGCGGTTGGTGGCGGCCACCAGGCGCACGTCCACGCGGGTGGTCTTGATGCCGCCCACGCGCTCGAACTCGCCCTCCTGGAGCGCGCGCAGCAGCTTCACCTGCATGTCCACCGGAATCTCCCCGAGCTCGTCCAGGAAGAGGGTGCCCTCGTCGGCCAGCTCGAAG containing:
- a CDS encoding M23 family metallopeptidase, translated to MRPNLPTLGAPPKRSSFGPVVAVSLILGGAAGGVWWWKQRMAHATEGAAQAAPVAADAGAIAAAPAAPPAPVDPVKAAGLERASVRIDGPLETALNGAVGADIGPALAQVVTRTLVWWVEVPGEILRGDTLDVLYQRRENEEPLVHAVRFTSGKLGKTMSAYRHQPEGEANARYYLSSGDELELRLEKSPIDSYEQVTSLLRDGRRHKGVDFRTPVGTPIKAPFNGVVKRKNWNFGSNGNCLELVESGGRGRRALFLHLDAVDKNIKPGTRFTVGQVIASSGNTGRSFAPHLHYQLMTQDDRVLDPFDQHKTYRRALSTSQKSLFESEVRRLDGLLGTSLAGK
- a CDS encoding sigma-54-dependent transcriptional regulator, whose product is MTKVLVIDDEVNLRKVLAAMLRRDGFDVTVAENGEQGLAEFHKNGADIVVTDLVMPKVGGMEVLGTVRAANPDVPVIIITAHGTVDSAVDAIKAGAFDYITKPFDQAELSAVVAKAAKTNESARRSVRPDLKARAAIIGDSPQIQEVYKIIDKVADTPSTVLITGESGTGKELIATALHGASSRRDKPFIKINCAAIPSTLLESELFGYERGAFTGAVTSKPGRFELADEGTLFLDELGEIPVDMQVKLLRALQEGEFERVGGIKTTRVDVRLVAATNRDLQAEIEAGRFRKDLYYRLAVVPITLPALRERRSDVPMLARHFLEKYNKRLNKKIEGIADDAMVILQGYAWPGNIRELENLIERVLLFADGPLITVKDLPEQVRQGAGAQAGATQSPSTPGMEVPVGEVGLKDIVRMKAAELERDLIMKKLEETGGNVTRAARLLQISRKSLQTKMKEFGLRDTTPDGQEDGTDE